In uncultured Desulfuromonas sp., the genomic stretch TTTGATCAAGCGAAGAACTAGACATAATGGCTGACAGTTAGAAACAAAAAAGGACCTGCCCCTTGCAAACGTGGGTTATGTTGAAAATTTAATAACCCCAACACAGAGCCAAAACCAAGGAGGCAGGTCTTGAAAAATTCTAGCATGTTTATCGGATTGGACGTCCATAAAAAATCTATTGAGATAGCCATTGCCGAGGACGGTCGCACTGGCGAAGTTCGCCGATACGGTGAAATTGCCGGTGACTTGTCTGCTCTGGACAAGGTGGTTAGGAAACTTATTTCAAAAGGAGCTGAACTGCACTTTGTCTACGAAGCCGGTCCTTGCGGCTATGAGATTTACCGCCACCTGACAGCTCAGGGATTCGATTGCCAGGTGGTGGCCCCCTCAAAGATTCCAAAGAAAAGCGGCGAGCGGATAAAAAATGACCGCCGGGATGCGCAGATGCTTGCCCGCCTGCATCGGGCCGGTGAACTGTCCGGCGTCTTTGTCCCTGCGGCGGAAGATGAAGCGATGCGGGATCTCACCCGCTCGAGAGAAGATGCCAAAATAACGCAGAAAAAAGCCAAGCAGCGCATTCTGGCTTTCCTGCTTCGGCATGGGTTCAGATACAACGGACGAACTCCTTGGAGTCAGGCCCATATGCGGTGGATCGCTGAGATTAAAATGCCCCATCCCGCTCAGCAAATCGCTCTTCAGGAATATGTCGACACATTAACTGAGAGCACGTGCCGGGTGAAACGCCTTACGGATCAGATTCAGCAACTTTTGCCGCAATGGCGTATGTTTGAGGTCACCAAGGCCTATCAGTCACTACGCGGTGTCTCTTTAATTGTTGCTGCGACCACAGTTGCGGAAATCGGCGACCTGACACGTTTTGATAGTCCCGTTGAACTGATGTCCTATCTTGGTCTGGTTCCATCGGAACACTCCAGTGGCGAGAAGACGAAACGAGGCGCCATCACCAAGACAGGTAATGGCCATGTGCGCCGGGTTCTTGTGGAAGCAGCCTGGGCTTACCGCCTTCCTGCCCGCATCAGTCGGGTGTTACATAAACGCCAAGAAGGTTTATCACAAGAGATTTGCGCTATTTCCTGGAAAGCCCAACTCCGGCTCTGTGCCCGCTACAAATACATGCTGGAACGGGGAAAATGCAAGCAGGTGATTGTAACGGCCATCGCCCGGGAACTCTGTGCCTTCATGTGGGCCATCGCCCATGAGGTTGACATTCCGGAAGTGGTATAACAAAGGTCAGAAAAAACACTCCAAAATAGGCAGGAGAAAGCATAACGCACAAGAACATACATTCCATGGCAGTTGAAGGGGCGCAACCACGGTCAGGAGAATCCTCGTGAGCACTATTGGATAAGGCCTTTGGCCGAACTCACGATACTAGACAGAGGCAGCTCCGCGACGAAGACAAGTCTGGCGGTATCCAACCCGCGAATATCAGTCTGATGAGCCGTCGCAACAACGGTTCCGCCCCTGCAAGTGCCATGGAACATAAACAGAATAAAACCGCTGAATCAGTTGGGCAGGCAAAGAATATTCTTCTTGACAACTGTCAGCCATATCAGTGCTCGAACACACTCAATTTCATCCTCGGCAAGAGCTTCTGTAGGAGCGAATGTATTCGCGAATTATTCTGGCCATTGGCCCTTTTCATGATGGGAATTCGCGGCTGAAGCCGCTCCTACTATGGACAATTTCAACGGTGCTGACGTACTAGCAGGCGGTTAAAAAACAGCTTGTGGAGCCCTTGGACGGGCGGCCAAAATCAAGGACCGTTTTTTCAAGTCCTTGATTTTGTAAGTAAGGCGGAAATCGCATTCCCAGCTTGTGTCGTTGAAAAGCTCCCGGATGGGACTTTTTCAACATCTTGCCAGGCATTAAGAACGTCATCTTTTCTTAATGCCGCTATCACCCATATCAGAAAACAGCATCAATCCAAAGTCGCCAACGTCCATAAGGGCCTGGGACAGCATCCACTTGAATCAGCGGCAAAACATCGTGCCATAGAAAAACCGCATTTGCTGTTACTGTTTTTTTTGCACCAGCTATTCCCCCCAACCAATTCCCGGGAGCGGTTCTGCCGAAGGTGTCCGGGTAACTATGGTGGAAGAGGATTCCAGGGTAAACCGGCTCAACATGGCGCGCAGTTGCTCGGCCTGACTGCTGAGCTGTTCAGCAGCGGCAGCACTTTCTTCGGCGCTGGCGGTATTCTGCTGAGTGACGGTGTCGATCTGGCCGACGCCGATGTTGATTTGGGAAATTCCCTGAGCCTGCTCCTGGCTGGCAGTGGCGATCTCACCGACAAGGTCGGACACCTTGGTGATCCCCTCTACCATTTCCTGCAATGCTTTGGCAGTCTGGGACGCGATCTGGGTGCCGTTGACGGTTTTTTCAACGGTGCCCTCAATCAACCCTGCCGTTTCGTGCGCAGCTTTGGCACTGCGGGCCGCGAGATTACGCACCTCTTCGGCGACAACGGCAAAACCTTTGCCGTGTTGTCCGGCGCGGGCTGCTTCAACGGCAGCATTGAGCGCCAGCAGGTTGGTTTGAAAAGCGATCTCATCAATGGTTTTGATGATTTTACTAATATGTTCACCGGAGGCATTAATATCATCCATGGCCTGGACCATCTGTTCCATGTGTTGGCTACCGGCTCCACCGGCTTTCTGGGCTAAGCGGGTCAACTGGTTGGCGACAGAGGCATTTTCGGCATTGGCGGTAGTCTGGGCTGCATTTTCGTTGAGAGAGGCGGCAATCTCTTCAAGACTGCTGGCCTGCTCTGTTGCCCCCTGAGACAAGGTTTGACTGGTATCGGAAATCTGGTGGCTTCCGGAAGCAATCTGCTCACCAAAGGTACGAATCTGCGCCATGGTCTCATTCATGGCAGCATTCGCCTTGGCAAGAGGCGCGGCAATCACGCCTTCGGCTTTGAAGGTAAAATCACCACTGGCTAGTTTTTCAAAAGCGGTAACGACCTCCTGCTGCAGGTTATCAGCAAATTGATCAACCACGTGCGCCATGTCGCCAATCTCATCTTTGCGGTTAAGATTAAGTCGCTTATCGAGATGGCCGTTCTGCAAGTCGGTCATCATGGAGGACGTAAGAATCAGCGGACGGCTGACACTGTTGGCAAGGAGATAACTGCCGGCAACCGACAAAATCAACATCAATGCGGCAACGGAGATAATCCACGTCAGTTGGGTGGCAACGGCATCGCTGACCAGATTGTGTGATGCGGCGAAGTCATCGGTGTAATAACCGGCGACGATGACCCAATCCCACGGCGCAAAATAGGTAATCGCGGCAACCTTGCTGCGGGCAACATCGCTGCCGGCGTTTTTCCAATTGTAGTCTTCAAAGGCAACGGGAATGTCACCGCGAGAATAGGTAGGTAAAGCCAGGGCTTTATCAACGATTTTACGAATAATCGATTCGCCGTCGGCATCCTTAACATTAAGGATGTTCTCTTTATCGCGTTTGCCGTTTTGAGAAATAATGTAACTGCCCTTCAGGTTCCCTTGCCCGCCCAGCACATAGACATAGCCACTTGCACCAACTTTGATATCAAGGATGCCACGACGCAAGCTGTCGATGTTTTCCTGCTTCACACCAACGTAAAGTATACCGACAACCGAGGTGTGCTGTTTGTTCCAAATCGGTTCATAGGCGGTGATATACCAGTCATTCACGACAAAGGCCCGACCACGATAGGTCTCTCCAGACAGAACTTTGGCAATGACCGAATTTGTTTTGCCATCCGGGTTGACGTGAGGGATGTAAGTCCCAACCGCCCGTTGACCATTTTTTTTCACCACATTTGTGGCGACACGCAACATATCGCCCTGTTCATTCATCCGTTGAAAGATGGTCACGGTACCGCCAACCAACGTCTGTACTTTGTCAACAATGGGAGTCGCGACATCAACTCTGGTATTTTGTCCCAGCCAGGTTTCGCCCACCAGCATGCGCGGGAGCGAAACCTCTTGCGACTGTTTGGTGAACTGGTTAACGGCCTGCCACGACACGGTATCCCCATCAAAAGCAATGCCGCCGAGCGAGGTCAGCGAATCGCGGGCAACATTGAGGCCGGCATCGACCATAACCTGGACAGATTCCTGTGCGGAGCGGCACATGAGGTAGACATCCTGAGAGATACACGCCGCTTCTCTGCGAGCCAGACTGTCAATTTCACCACTGACACGCTGACTGAGGATATTGTTCTGGTAGATGGCGATTCCCAAAACGGAAACAACGGTGATCACCACCAGAGACAATGATGTTAAAATGATTTTTGTTCTGAGTTTCATGCAGTCCCCCCCACAACCCAAAAAAAAGCGCTCACATTATTAATACGCAAAAAATAAATCATAAGGATTAATTTATATCTAATGTTGTTCATGAAACAAGCTTTTTTTAGTTAAATTAGTGCCATTTTTAGACACGAAAAAACGGCCTGATTCACAGGCGGAAATAGCACAGATTGTCGGTTAATAACACAAGGACTGCCGGAACAAAGAACTCTTTTTGTAAAAAAAATTTGCTTGCACTGCGCGATTGCCTATTATTTATCTGAGCGCGGTAATTCAAAACTGCCGCAACGCGATTTCCTGATGAAAATGTCAGGCTGAAAATTCGACCATCGAAAGCCTATCAGCCACTATTCAAGGAGGGGAACATGCCGACAACCAACGAACATCTCAAAGAAGCATTTTCAGGTGAGAGCCAGGCCAACCAGAAATATCGCGCCTTTGCCAAGCAGGCCGAAAAGGAGGGCTTCACCAATATTGCCAAACTGTTTCGCACCACAGCCGAAGCAGAGCGCATTCATGCGGAGGGACACCTCAAGGCACTTGACATGATTGCCAACACGGCGGACAACCTTCAGGCAGCGATTGATGGTGAAACCTATGAGTTTACAGAAATGTACCCGCCAATGCTGGAACAGGCCCTGTTTGACAATCACAAAGCAAAAAGGATGTTCAAATTTGCTGTGGATGCTGAAGAGGTGCATGCCCAAATCTATGCCAAGGCCCTTGAAGCGGTGAAGGCGGGTAAAGATATGGAGGTCAGTGACTTCTACCTCTGCCCGATCTGTGGTTATATCGAGCTGGGGTCAGCGCCCGACGAATGTCCGGTTTGCGGTGCCAAAAGCAAGGTGTTCTGCCAGATTGGCTAGCTCCTAACAGGCTGGGGAAAATTCCCGGATGGACCTTTTTCACCCCTGCTAAAAGCTTGATAGTTATTGCCAGTGAGAGAACCACAAAAAGGTCTCTTGCGGATGACAAACAACCTTAAACAACAAAGGACTTGCCGCTTAGCGTCTAAGTCCTTTGTTGTTTAAGGCGAGAGTGTCGTCAACAAATCGGACTCTCTGCAATGACATCTTAAAAAGATGACAATCAAATGCATAGATTCTTCAAATAGAATATAATACGTTCATCGTATGTAAGAGCTTCACAATTTAACGGAACAACATGTTCACATAATAGGAGTTTCCATGTCTGATTCGCCTGCAAACTGGCATCCCTCAAGTTGGCACCAATTCCCTGCGGCCCAGATGCCGCCCTGGCCCGACCCCGCTGAATACCAGGAGACGATCAAAACGATTTCACAATTTCCCCCTCTGGTGTTCGCAGGCGAAATCCGTGCCCTTAAAGAGATCCTGGCGAAAGCGGCTGAAGGCGAGGCATTTCTTCTTCAGGGCGGAGATTGTGCGGAGAATTTCTCTCAATGCACAGCGCCCTATATTCGTGAAACGCTCAAAGTTTTACTGCAAATGTCGATCATCCTGACCTATGCCGGAAGGAAACCGGTTGCCAAAGTGGGACGGATTGCCGGCCAATTTGCCAAGCCACGTTCATCAAACATGGAAAAGATTGGCGATCTTGAGTTTCCCAGCTTCCGCGGTGACATGGTGAACAGCCCGGAATTTACCGCGGAGGCACGTCGCCCGGATCCTCAGCGACTGATCAAAGGCTACTATGTCGCCTGCGCGACAATGAACCTGCTGCGTGCCTTTACAAAGGGAGGCTATGCCGCACTTCATCGGGTTCACGCCTGGAACAACGATTTTGTTAAAAATTCTCCGATTGGACAAAACTATGAAGTTCTGGCGGAGCAGATCTCCAAGGCGTTGAACTTTTTTGAAACAATCGGCCTCGATGTTGACAGCCCCCGCTTCAACCAGGCCAATGTCTACACATCCCATGAAGCGCTGCTGCTCGGCTACGAAGAGGCATTGACGCGGCGCGATTCGACTACCGGTGAATGGTATGACTGTAGTGCTCACATGATCTGGATTGGAGATCGCACCCGTCAATTAGATGGCGCGCACATTGAATTTTTCCGCGGCGTTCTTAACCCGGTCGGCGTCAAGATAGGCCCCAGTTACAATCTCGACGAGACACTGCGATTGATCGAAATTCTCAACCCTGAAAACGAACCGGGAAGACTGACCCTGATAACTCGTTTTGGTGCCGGTAAAATTGGAGACTATCTACCGCCTTTAGCACGGGCGGTTAAAAACGCCGGGCACAAAGTGGTCTGGTGTTGCGATCCGATGCATGGCAATACCTATGTTGCTGAAAGTGGCCACAAAACCAGAAACTTTGACGACATCATGGGTGAAGTGGGTGATTTCTTCTCGATCCATCGTTCCGAAGGAACCAATCCTGGCGGTGTTCATCTGGAGATGACCGGCGAGAACGTTACGGAGTGTATCGGCGGCGGACGGAAAATTGAGAATGATCATCTCAAGCTGAATTATGCCACCCAGTGCGATCCTCGACTAAACGCAGAACAGAGTCTTGATCTTGCTTTTCATCTGGCACAGCTGGTTCATGGTTAAAGAATAGGTCCGCAGAGAAAGGCGTGGGCCGACAAAGACGCCCCGATGTTTTCAGATTGCAGAGAGAGTTCAACACCGGTCAGCAATTTGTAGGGCAGAGACACACCTTCTTATCCTTGGAGAGGGTATAGCGTTGCTCTATCTGTAAATGCCTCTACGCCCCTGAGATCGGCGATGAAACAAGCGGCACGCTTCGCCGAACTGCGGAACAGTCTGACTTGATTTCATGTTGAACAACAAAGAAAGCGCTACTTCTTCAGGTGATTCATCAGAGTGTTGTAAGAACAGTCAAGAGCTTGGGCCAGTTTGGTGGGTTGAATGGCATCTTTACCACCAAACTGGCTAGCCAGATGGTTAAGATATGCGGAAGGCAGGTTGCTTAACTTGAGTCCGCGTTCTGTCAAATCAGTGAGCGAGGTGACCGGCAGCAGGAAATTATTCCAGTCGTTTTCCGTTGCGGCTGGAGAGCATTTGGCCGCCAATTCGCTGAAAATATCGTCATCCAATAAGACGAAGCGTTTGATCAGCGACGACAGCTCTCGCATATTTCCAGGCCATGCGTAGTTGGAAAGTGCCGCCGTGGCTTCCGGCGTGGCAAGACGCTGCCAAACCAAACGAATCAGGTCCGGCGTCAAAATGGTTTCTTTCTCGGCCTTGAAAGTCTTCGTCCACATGAGCCTGTAGGCGAGATTGCAAGCAACATTGACAACATCACGAGGCTGCAGCTGGCGTAACGGCACAGTAACAAGTTCCACTTCGGCGATGCGGTAATGCAGGTCACTTCTCAGCGTGGTCAGGCGCTGCGGTTGAGCGGCGGAAATGACGCGCACATCCGCCCGGTAGGTCTGATTGCCGCCGAGCCGTGAATAGCTGCCGTCCTGGAGAAATCGCAGCAGCTTGGCCTGGACACGCGGGGTCATCTCCGGCAGCTCATCGAGAAAAACCGTCCCGCCGTGAGCCATTTCAACCAGGCCGATTTTTTTCTTTTTGGCATCGGTAAAAGCTCCCTGCTCATAGCCAAACAGCTCTGCTTCAAGGCGTTCCCCTTCAAAAAAAGCACAGTTCAGAGCCAGAAAGGGCTGGTTGCGGCGCAAGCTGAAGTTGTGTATGTACCACGCCAGGGATTCCTTACCGGTACCCGTTTCTCCGATAATCAGGCTGTTGAGGCCTGAGCGGCCGATTTGAACTGTTCTGTCACGCAACACATCAATCGCATTGGGGTGGTCCCGCCGCTCCTCCGCGTAGTTGCCTCCCGCCATATCCGGCTCGCCCCTTGCGACAAAGTTCAAAGCACGTTGTTGTTCCTCTTCTGTGGGTGACCCGTCACGTAACACTGTAATGAGCTCGGCGTAGATCGTCTGTGGTGTGGTACCGGCGATCAACGCTTCCATCAGGCGATATTGCAGCCAGTGCCGCTCGTTGCGACTCAGGCTGCCGAGCTGCTGGGGGGCCCATGAGGCTCTGTCGCTGTTTTCGTACGGGTTGGTCTCGCAGGGGATTCCCCTGGCTTTAGCCCATTGATGCATTTGCGGGCTGAATGCAGAGCTGGACAGGCGGATCCGTTGCCGGCGTGAGATCGGGTGTTGCTCCAACACGCTTCCCGCTTCCCGAAGTTGACGCGCATCGCTGTGCAGCAGGCAGATCAGCGCTGAGTCCGTGTCGGCAAGCGTGGTGAGCAAGCTGTTGAGCGTCGGGGCAAAATTACCGGTGCGCAGGCTGCCGATTTGGATGGTGTCCTGCGTTTTGCGCGCTTCTTGGGCCGCCCGTGCCACGGAGGGTTCGCGAAAATCGCAAAGCAGGTGGAGTGTTCTTTGTGAGGTCATGTCTGCCCTTTTTGGCTACCAGTCGACGCTGTTTTATCTCAAAAATTATACTTATAATTTCAAATATTGAAAGAATAGAATCACATTGTTTTATCTGTTTAATTTTATGGTGTTCTCTAATTGTTTAGTATTTCTTTGCTTTTTGTCTGTGATGGAAGCTGGCACGAAAAGTGGAATATGTCCAAGATGTTTGATCTTCGAGGCAAGGGTGCGGCTGCCTTTTGTCTTGTAATTTATTGTATTGCTTTTTTATGGAGGTTTCAGTGATTGTGAAATCTAAGCCTGTCAGTTGTTTTTTCATGCAAGTTTTTTTAATCCTGTGCGTCGTGGCCCTGCTTTCTGGTTGTGGTGGTGGCGGCAGTAGTAGCTCTTCCGGGTCTTCTTCAACGCCGAGTTCGTCAGACCAAGATACGACGGAAACACCAACACCGGATTCTCCTGCAGACTCTGATGCGGATATGGACGAAACGGTGGTCATTGAACGCAATGTGGATTTTTTGGCGGACTATCTTTCTGAATTGCAGACAGGTTCGCCGGAATATGAATACGGCTATTATGCCTCTCGGACTATTTTGAACCCGAAC encodes the following:
- a CDS encoding rubrerythrin family protein — protein: MPTTNEHLKEAFSGESQANQKYRAFAKQAEKEGFTNIAKLFRTTAEAERIHAEGHLKALDMIANTADNLQAAIDGETYEFTEMYPPMLEQALFDNHKAKRMFKFAVDAEEVHAQIYAKALEAVKAGKDMEVSDFYLCPICGYIELGSAPDECPVCGAKSKVFCQIG
- a CDS encoding sigma 54-interacting transcriptional regulator translates to MTSQRTLHLLCDFREPSVARAAQEARKTQDTIQIGSLRTGNFAPTLNSLLTTLADTDSALICLLHSDARQLREAGSVLEQHPISRRQRIRLSSSAFSPQMHQWAKARGIPCETNPYENSDRASWAPQQLGSLSRNERHWLQYRLMEALIAGTTPQTIYAELITVLRDGSPTEEEQQRALNFVARGEPDMAGGNYAEERRDHPNAIDVLRDRTVQIGRSGLNSLIIGETGTGKESLAWYIHNFSLRRNQPFLALNCAFFEGERLEAELFGYEQGAFTDAKKKKIGLVEMAHGGTVFLDELPEMTPRVQAKLLRFLQDGSYSRLGGNQTYRADVRVISAAQPQRLTTLRSDLHYRIAEVELVTVPLRQLQPRDVVNVACNLAYRLMWTKTFKAEKETILTPDLIRLVWQRLATPEATAALSNYAWPGNMRELSSLIKRFVLLDDDIFSELAAKCSPAATENDWNNFLLPVTSLTDLTERGLKLSNLPSAYLNHLASQFGGKDAIQPTKLAQALDCSYNTLMNHLKK
- a CDS encoding 3-deoxy-7-phosphoheptulonate synthase class II; the encoded protein is MSDSPANWHPSSWHQFPAAQMPPWPDPAEYQETIKTISQFPPLVFAGEIRALKEILAKAAEGEAFLLQGGDCAENFSQCTAPYIRETLKVLLQMSIILTYAGRKPVAKVGRIAGQFAKPRSSNMEKIGDLEFPSFRGDMVNSPEFTAEARRPDPQRLIKGYYVACATMNLLRAFTKGGYAALHRVHAWNNDFVKNSPIGQNYEVLAEQISKALNFFETIGLDVDSPRFNQANVYTSHEALLLGYEEALTRRDSTTGEWYDCSAHMIWIGDRTRQLDGAHIEFFRGVLNPVGVKIGPSYNLDETLRLIEILNPENEPGRLTLITRFGAGKIGDYLPPLARAVKNAGHKVVWCCDPMHGNTYVAESGHKTRNFDDIMGEVGDFFSIHRSEGTNPGGVHLEMTGENVTECIGGGRKIENDHLKLNYATQCDPRLNAEQSLDLAFHLAQLVHG
- a CDS encoding Cache 3/Cache 2 fusion domain-containing protein gives rise to the protein MKLRTKIILTSLSLVVITVVSVLGIAIYQNNILSQRVSGEIDSLARREAACISQDVYLMCRSAQESVQVMVDAGLNVARDSLTSLGGIAFDGDTVSWQAVNQFTKQSQEVSLPRMLVGETWLGQNTRVDVATPIVDKVQTLVGGTVTIFQRMNEQGDMLRVATNVVKKNGQRAVGTYIPHVNPDGKTNSVIAKVLSGETYRGRAFVVNDWYITAYEPIWNKQHTSVVGILYVGVKQENIDSLRRGILDIKVGASGYVYVLGGQGNLKGSYIISQNGKRDKENILNVKDADGESIIRKIVDKALALPTYSRGDIPVAFEDYNWKNAGSDVARSKVAAITYFAPWDWVIVAGYYTDDFAASHNLVSDAVATQLTWIISVAALMLILSVAGSYLLANSVSRPLILTSSMMTDLQNGHLDKRLNLNRKDEIGDMAHVVDQFADNLQQEVVTAFEKLASGDFTFKAEGVIAAPLAKANAAMNETMAQIRTFGEQIASGSHQISDTSQTLSQGATEQASSLEEIAASLNENAAQTTANAENASVANQLTRLAQKAGGAGSQHMEQMVQAMDDINASGEHISKIIKTIDEIAFQTNLLALNAAVEAARAGQHGKGFAVVAEEVRNLAARSAKAAHETAGLIEGTVEKTVNGTQIASQTAKALQEMVEGITKVSDLVGEIATASQEQAQGISQINIGVGQIDTVTQQNTASAEESAAAAEQLSSQAEQLRAMLSRFTLESSSTIVTRTPSAEPLPGIGWGE
- a CDS encoding IS110 family transposase — translated: MFIGLDVHKKSIEIAIAEDGRTGEVRRYGEIAGDLSALDKVVRKLISKGAELHFVYEAGPCGYEIYRHLTAQGFDCQVVAPSKIPKKSGERIKNDRRDAQMLARLHRAGELSGVFVPAAEDEAMRDLTRSREDAKITQKKAKQRILAFLLRHGFRYNGRTPWSQAHMRWIAEIKMPHPAQQIALQEYVDTLTESTCRVKRLTDQIQQLLPQWRMFEVTKAYQSLRGVSLIVAATTVAEIGDLTRFDSPVELMSYLGLVPSEHSSGEKTKRGAITKTGNGHVRRVLVEAAWAYRLPARISRVLHKRQEGLSQEICAISWKAQLRLCARYKYMLERGKCKQVIVTAIARELCAFMWAIAHEVDIPEVV